A genomic window from Thunnus thynnus chromosome 12, fThuThy2.1, whole genome shotgun sequence includes:
- the LOC137194757 gene encoding CYFIP-related Rac1 interactor B-like encodes MGNLIKVLTRDIDNNGGNFFLDFENAQPSQSETEVWEKVNQVLTEAQVILDDLQAYRGAGEEIRQAIQSPGVEGVQEKAWSAVVPLVSKLKTFYEFTQKLETSLWCLLKVLTSSDSSPTQQLEQKQALARQFAHILHFTLRFDELKMTNPAIQNDFSYYRRTISRMRINNLSADAGNEVNNELANRMSLFYASATPMLKTLSDAMTKFVSDNANVPLENTTDCLSTMASVCKVMLETPEYRTRFTSEETVLFCLRVMVGVIILYDHVHPAGAFVKTSNIDMKGCIRVLKEQPPSSVEGLLNALRYTTKHLNDETTSKQIKNMLQPN; translated from the exons ATGGGGAACCTGATCAAGGTGTTAACCAGAGACATCGACAACAACGGTGGAAACTTCTTCCTGGACTTTGAGA ATGCTCAGCCCTCGCAGTCGGAGACGGAGGTGTGGGAGAAGGTGAACCAGGTGCTGACGGAGGCTCAGGTCATCCTGGATGACCTGCAGGCGtacagaggagcaggagaggagaTACGACAG gccaTACAGAGCCCCGGTGTGGAGGGGGTGCAGGAGAAGGCCTGGTCTGCTGTGGTTCCTCTGGTGTCAAAGCTCAAAACCTTCTATGAGTTCACACAGAAACTCG AGACCAGTCTTTGGTGTCTCCTGAAAGTTCTCACCAGCTCTGACTCCAGTCCTACTCAGCAGCTGGAGCAGAAACAGGCTCTGGCTCGTCAGTTCGCTCACATCCTGCACTTCACGCTGCGCTTCGACGAGCTCAAG ATGACGAACCCCGCCATCCAGAACGACTTCAGCTACTACCGCCGAACCATCAGCCGCATGAGAATTAACAACTTGTCT GCCGACGCGGGGAACGAGGTCAACAACGAGCTGGCCAATCGGATGTCTCTGTTTTACGCCAGCGCCACGCCCATGCTGAAGACGCTAAGCGACGCCATGACAAAGTTCGTCTCAGAT AACGCAAACGTCCCACTTGAAAACACGACAGACTGTCTGAGCACGATGGCCAGTGTGTGTAAAGTGATGCTGGAAACACC ggaGTATCGCACTCGTTTCACCAGCGAGGAGACGGTGTTGTTCTGCCTTCGTGTGATGGTCGGCGTCATCATCCTGTACGACCACGTTCACCCAGCTGGAGCCTTCGTTAAGACCTCCAATATAGAC ATGAAAGGATGCATCAGAGTGCTGAAGGAGCAGCCGCCCAGCAGCGTGGAGGGATTACTGAACGCTCTCAG GTACACGACCAAACATCTGAACGATGAGACTACCTCCAAGCAAATCAAAAACATGCTGCAGCCAAATTAA